One window of Pseudomonas sp. FP198 genomic DNA carries:
- the clpS gene encoding ATP-dependent Clp protease adapter ClpS: MHAISQIRLTFNQDRPDLHDDDSAGIAVQESKPALQAPPMYKVVLFNDDYTPMDFVVEVLEVFFNLNRELATKVMLAVHTEGRAVCGVFTRDIAETKAMQVNQYARESQHPLLCEIEKDG; this comes from the coding sequence ATGCATGCAATCAGCCAGATTCGACTAACATTCAATCAGGATCGCCCGGATCTACATGACGACGATTCAGCGGGTATTGCTGTTCAGGAATCAAAGCCCGCTTTACAGGCTCCACCGATGTACAAGGTGGTTTTGTTCAACGATGACTACACACCGATGGATTTCGTCGTCGAAGTGCTCGAGGTGTTTTTTAACCTGAATCGCGAGCTGGCGACCAAGGTCATGCTGGCCGTCCATACAGAGGGACGGGCAGTATGTGGAGTGTTTACCCGCGACATCGCCGAGACAAAGGCCATGCAGGTCAACCAGTACGCCCGGGAAAGCCAGCATCCGCTACTCTGTGAAATCGAGAAGGACGGTTAA
- a CDS encoding cold shock domain-containing protein, translating into MPGTGMTFKGKVKWFNNSKGFGFINRDGDPNKEDLFAHYSAILMDGYKTLKAGQTVSFSMIQGPKGVHAVAITPVAQDNADATPESVNALEHVTASEKG; encoded by the coding sequence ATGCCGGGTACCGGGATGACATTCAAGGGCAAGGTCAAATGGTTCAACAACTCCAAGGGCTTCGGGTTTATCAACCGCGATGGCGATCCGAATAAGGAAGACCTGTTCGCTCACTACTCGGCGATCCTGATGGACGGCTACAAGACCTTGAAGGCCGGGCAAACCGTGTCGTTCAGCATGATCCAGGGTCCCAAGGGCGTACATGCGGTCGCCATCACGCCCGTCGCGCAGGACAACGCCGACGCCACGCCCGAATCCGTCAACGCCCTGGAGCACGTCACCGCCTCCGAAAAAGGCTGA
- a CDS encoding NUDIX hydrolase produces MNWQPHITVATIVEDQGRFLMVEESKGGRAVLNQPAGHLDPNETLIQAAIRETLEETGWDVEPTSVTGIYLYTAPSNGVTYQRVCFAAKALKHHPDYQLDDGILGAKWLTRDELLAQRDRWRSELVIRCIDDYLAGHRHSLELIRPSL; encoded by the coding sequence ATGAACTGGCAACCCCACATCACCGTCGCCACCATCGTCGAAGACCAAGGCCGCTTCCTGATGGTCGAAGAATCCAAAGGCGGACGAGCAGTGCTCAACCAGCCCGCCGGCCACCTGGACCCCAACGAAACCCTGATCCAAGCCGCCATACGCGAAACCCTCGAAGAAACCGGCTGGGACGTCGAACCCACCAGCGTCACCGGCATTTACCTCTACACCGCCCCGAGCAACGGCGTGACCTACCAGCGGGTCTGCTTCGCCGCCAAAGCCCTGAAACACCACCCGGATTACCAACTGGACGACGGCATCCTCGGCGCCAAGTGGCTGACCCGCGACGAATTGCTGGCACAGCGCGACCGCTGGCGCAGCGAGCTGGTCATCCGCTGCATCGACGATTACCTGGCCGGCCATCGCCACAGCCTGGAGCTTATCCGCCCTTCTCTTTAG
- the icd gene encoding NADP-dependent isocitrate dehydrogenase — MGYQKIQVPAVGDKITVNADHSLNVPDNPIIPFIEGDGIGVDISPVMIKVVDAAVEKAYGGKRKISWMEVYAGEKATQVYDQDTWLPQETLDAVKDYVVSIKGPLTTPVGGGIRSLNVALRQQLDLYVCLRPVRWFEGVPSPVKKPGDVDMTIFRENSEDIYAGIEWKAGSAEATKVIKFLKEEMGVTKIRFDEDCGIGVKPVSKQGTKRLARKALQYVVDNDRDSLTIVHKGNIMKFTEGAFKEWAYEVAAEEFGATLLDGGPWMQFKNPRTGKNVVVKDAIADAMLQQILLRPAEYDVIATLNLNGDYLSDALAAEVGGIGIAPGANLSDTVAMFEATHGTAPKYAGKDQVNPGSLILSAEMMLRHMGWTEAADLIIKGTNGAISAKTVTYDFERLMDGAKLVSSSGFGDALISHM, encoded by the coding sequence ATGGGGTATCAAAAGATTCAGGTTCCAGCCGTCGGTGACAAAATCACCGTCAATGCAGACCATTCTCTTAATGTTCCCGACAATCCGATCATCCCTTTCATTGAAGGTGACGGCATTGGCGTTGATATCAGTCCGGTCATGATCAAGGTTGTCGACGCCGCGGTCGAGAAGGCTTATGGCGGCAAGCGCAAGATTTCCTGGATGGAAGTCTATGCCGGTGAAAAAGCCACCCAGGTCTACGACCAGGACACCTGGCTTCCCCAGGAAACCCTGGACGCGGTCAAGGACTACGTGGTTTCCATCAAGGGCCCGCTGACCACCCCGGTCGGTGGCGGTATCCGCTCGTTGAACGTCGCGCTGCGCCAGCAGCTGGACTTGTATGTCTGCCTGCGCCCGGTGCGCTGGTTCGAGGGTGTGCCAAGCCCGGTGAAGAAGCCTGGCGATGTCGACATGACCATCTTCCGCGAGAACTCCGAAGACATCTATGCAGGCATCGAGTGGAAGGCCGGTTCGGCCGAGGCCACCAAGGTCATCAAGTTCCTCAAGGAGGAAATGGGTGTTACCAAGATCCGCTTCGACGAGGATTGCGGTATCGGCGTCAAGCCGGTTTCCAAGCAGGGCACCAAACGTCTGGCGCGCAAAGCCTTGCAATATGTTGTCGACAATGACCGCGATTCGCTGACCATCGTGCACAAAGGCAACATCATGAAGTTCACCGAAGGTGCCTTCAAGGAATGGGCCTACGAAGTGGCGGCCGAAGAGTTCGGTGCGACCCTGCTCGATGGCGGGCCCTGGATGCAGTTCAAGAATCCGCGGACCGGCAAAAATGTCGTGGTCAAGGATGCCATCGCCGACGCCATGCTTCAGCAGATCCTGCTGCGCCCGGCCGAGTACGACGTGATCGCGACCCTGAACCTCAACGGCGACTATCTCTCCGACGCTCTGGCGGCTGAAGTGGGCGGTATCGGTATCGCGCCGGGCGCCAACCTGTCGGACACCGTGGCGATGTTCGAGGCCACCCACGGCACCGCGCCCAAATATGCCGGCAAGGACCAGGTCAACCCGGGTTCGCTGATCCTGTCGGCGGAAATGATGCTGCGTCACATGGGCTGGACCGAAGCGGCCGACCTGATCATCAAGGGCACCAACGGCGCGATCTCGGCCAAGACCGTGACCTATGACTTCGAACGCCTGATGGACGGAGCCAAGCTGGTATCGTCTTCCGGCTTTGGTGATGCACTGATTTCGCACATGTAG
- the clpA gene encoding ATP-dependent Clp protease ATP-binding subunit ClpA, producing MLNRELEVTLNLAFKEARSKRHEFMTVEHLLLALLDNEAAATVLRACGANLDKLKHDLQEFIDSTTPLIPVHDEDRETQPTLGFQRVLQRAVFHVQSSGKREVTGANVLVAIFSEQESQAVFLLKQQSVARIDVVNYIAHGISKVPGHGDHSEGEQDMQDDEGGESSSSGNPLDAYASNLNELARQGRIDPLVGREAEVERVAQILARRRKNNPLLVGEAGVGKTAIAEGLAKRIVDNQVPDLLANSVVYSLDLGALLAGTKYRGDFEKRFKALLGELKKRPQAILFIDEIHTIIGAGAASGGVMDASNLLKPLLSSGDIRCIGSTTFQEFRGIFEKDRALARRFQKVDVSEPSVEDTIGILRGLKGRFELHHSIEYSDEALRAAAELASRYINDRHMPDKAIDVIDEAGAYQRLQPVENRVKRIDVPQVEDIVAKIARIPPKHVTSSDKELLRNLERDLKLTVFGQDAAIDSLSTAIKLSRAGLKSPDKPVGSFLFAGPTGVGKTEAARQLAKALGIELVRFDMSEYMERHTVSRLIGAPPGYVGFDQGGLLTEAITKQPHCVLLLDEIEKAHPEVFNLLLQVMDHGTLTDNNGRKADFRNVIIIMTTNAGAETAARASIGFTHQDHSSDAMEVIKKSFTPEFRNRLDTIIQFGRLSHEVIKSVVDKFLTELQAQLEDKRVLLEVTDAARSWLAEGGYDVTMGARPMARLIQDKIKRPLAEEILFGELAEHGGVVHIDIKDGELTFDFETTAEMA from the coding sequence ATGTTAAACCGCGAGCTCGAAGTCACCCTCAATCTTGCCTTCAAGGAGGCTCGTTCGAAGCGTCATGAATTCATGACCGTCGAACACCTGCTGCTGGCCCTATTGGATAATGAGGCTGCCGCCACCGTTTTGCGTGCCTGCGGCGCAAACCTCGATAAACTCAAGCATGATCTGCAGGAGTTCATCGACTCCACCACGCCATTGATCCCCGTTCATGACGAGGATCGCGAAACCCAGCCAACCCTGGGCTTCCAGCGTGTATTGCAGCGTGCTGTCTTTCACGTACAGAGCTCGGGCAAGCGCGAAGTCACCGGCGCCAATGTCCTGGTCGCGATCTTCAGCGAGCAGGAAAGCCAGGCGGTCTTCCTGCTCAAGCAGCAGAGCGTGGCGCGTATCGATGTGGTCAACTACATCGCCCATGGCATCTCCAAGGTGCCCGGGCATGGCGATCATTCCGAAGGTGAGCAGGACATGCAGGACGACGAGGGCGGTGAGTCTTCTTCTTCAGGCAATCCCCTGGATGCCTATGCCAGCAACCTGAACGAACTGGCGCGCCAGGGCCGTATCGACCCGCTGGTCGGGCGCGAGGCGGAAGTCGAGCGCGTGGCGCAGATCCTGGCCCGGCGTCGCAAGAACAATCCGCTGCTGGTAGGCGAGGCGGGCGTGGGCAAGACCGCGATCGCCGAGGGCCTGGCCAAGCGCATCGTCGATAACCAGGTGCCGGACCTGCTGGCCAACAGCGTCGTCTATTCCCTCGACCTGGGTGCCTTGCTGGCCGGTACCAAGTACCGCGGCGACTTCGAGAAACGCTTCAAGGCGCTGCTCGGCGAGCTGAAGAAACGTCCGCAGGCGATCCTGTTCATCGACGAGATCCACACCATCATCGGTGCCGGTGCTGCGTCGGGTGGCGTCATGGATGCCTCGAACCTGCTCAAGCCGTTGCTCTCTTCGGGTGATATCCGTTGCATCGGCTCGACCACGTTCCAGGAATTCCGCGGCATTTTCGAGAAAGACCGTGCCCTGGCCCGGCGTTTCCAGAAAGTCGACGTCTCGGAGCCGTCGGTGGAAGACACCATCGGCATCCTGCGCGGCCTGAAAGGGCGTTTCGAGCTGCACCACAGCATCGAATACAGCGATGAAGCGTTGCGCGCCGCCGCCGAGCTGGCCTCGCGCTACATCAATGATCGGCACATGCCGGACAAAGCCATCGATGTCATCGACGAGGCGGGTGCCTACCAGCGCCTGCAACCGGTGGAGAATCGCGTCAAGCGCATCGACGTGCCGCAGGTCGAGGACATCGTCGCGAAGATCGCGCGGATTCCACCAAAACACGTCACCAGTTCCGACAAGGAACTGCTGCGTAACCTGGAACGCGACCTGAAGCTCACGGTGTTCGGCCAGGATGCGGCCATCGACTCGCTGTCGACCGCCATCAAGCTGTCGCGCGCCGGTCTCAAGTCGCCGGACAAACCGGTCGGTTCGTTCCTGTTCGCCGGGCCTACCGGTGTCGGCAAGACCGAGGCGGCACGGCAGTTGGCCAAGGCGCTGGGGATCGAGCTGGTGCGCTTCGACATGTCCGAGTACATGGAGCGTCACACCGTATCGCGGTTGATCGGTGCGCCTCCAGGTTATGTCGGGTTCGACCAGGGCGGCCTGCTGACCGAGGCGATCACCAAGCAGCCGCACTGCGTGCTGTTGCTCGATGAGATCGAGAAGGCGCATCCGGAAGTCTTCAATCTGCTGCTGCAGGTCATGGACCACGGTACGCTGACCGACAACAACGGACGCAAGGCGGATTTCCGCAACGTGATCATCATCATGACCACCAACGCCGGCGCTGAAACCGCTGCGCGCGCTTCGATCGGTTTCACCCATCAGGACCACTCGTCCGATGCGATGGAAGTGATCAAGAAGAGCTTCACGCCTGAGTTCCGTAACCGCCTGGACACTATCATCCAGTTTGGTCGCCTCAGCCATGAAGTCATCAAGAGCGTGGTGGACAAGTTCCTTACCGAACTTCAGGCGCAGCTCGAAGACAAGCGGGTGTTGTTGGAGGTTACCGATGCAGCCCGCAGCTGGCTGGCCGAAGGTGGCTACGATGTGACGATGGGAGCGCGGCCAATGGCGCGCCTGATCCAGGACAAGATCAAGCGTCCACTGGCGGAGGAAATCCTCTTTGGCGAACTGGCCGAGCATGGCGGTGTGGTCCACATCGACATCAAGGATGGCGAGCTGACGTTCGACTTCGAAACCACGGCGGAAATGGCCTGA
- a CDS encoding NADP-dependent isocitrate dehydrogenase — protein MPTRSKIIYTFTDEAPALATYSLLPIVEAFTASADIAVETRDISLAGRILASFPEQLGDKAVADHLAELGDLAVTPEANIIKLPNISASVPQLQAAIKELQAQGYALPDYPETVTTDAEKETRARYDKVKGSAVNPVLREGNSDRRAPLSVKNYARKHPHKMGAWAADSKSHVAHMSTGDFYGSEKAALIDAAGSVKIELIAKDGTATVLKEKTTVQAGEILDCAVMSKNALRHFIAAEIEDAKQKGVLLSVHLKATMMKVSDPIMFGQIVAEYYKDALAKHAQVLEQIGFNLNNGIGDLYARIKALPAEQQAQIEADIQAVYAVRPALAMVNSDKGITNLHVPSDVIVDASMPAMIRDSGKMWGTDGQLHDTKAVIPDRCYATIYQAVIEDCKQHGAFDPTTMGSVPNVGLMAKKAEEYGSHDKTFQIKADGVVRVSDSDGRTLLEQNVEAGDIFRMCQTKDAPIQDWVKLAVNRARASSTPAIFWLDPMRAHDGVMIEKVQAYLKDHDTSGLDIRIMSPVDAMKFTLARTREGKDTISVTGNVLRDYLTDLFPIMELGTSAKMLSIVPLMNGGGLFETGAGGSAPKHVQQLLEENFLRWDSLGEFLALAASLEHLGVTYNNPKALVLAKTLDQATGEFLDRNKSPSRKVGGIDNRGSHFYLTLFWAQALAAQDDDAALKAQFTTLAKTLTDNEEKIVAELNAVQGKPVDIGGYYFANPELTSKAMRPSNTFNAAIAALV, from the coding sequence ATGCCCACCCGCTCGAAGATCATCTATACCTTCACCGACGAAGCGCCTGCCCTCGCCACCTATTCGCTGCTGCCGATCGTCGAAGCCTTCACCGCTTCGGCCGATATCGCCGTGGAGACCCGCGATATCTCCCTCGCAGGGCGCATCCTGGCCAGCTTCCCCGAGCAACTGGGTGACAAAGCCGTAGCCGACCACCTCGCCGAACTGGGCGACCTGGCCGTCACGCCTGAAGCCAACATCATCAAGCTGCCGAACATCAGCGCCTCGGTGCCGCAACTGCAGGCCGCGATCAAGGAATTGCAGGCCCAGGGCTACGCACTGCCGGACTACCCGGAAACCGTGACCACCGACGCCGAAAAAGAAACGCGCGCCCGTTACGACAAGGTCAAGGGCAGCGCCGTGAACCCGGTCCTGCGCGAAGGCAACTCCGACCGCCGCGCGCCGCTGTCGGTGAAGAACTACGCTCGCAAGCACCCGCACAAGATGGGCGCCTGGGCTGCCGACTCCAAATCCCACGTGGCCCACATGAGCACCGGCGATTTCTACGGCAGCGAAAAAGCCGCCCTGATCGACGCCGCGGGCAGCGTGAAGATCGAGCTGATCGCCAAGGACGGTACTGCCACTGTCCTGAAAGAAAAAACCACCGTCCAAGCCGGTGAGATCCTCGATTGCGCGGTCATGAGCAAAAATGCCCTGCGCCATTTCATCGCCGCCGAAATCGAAGACGCCAAGCAGAAAGGCGTACTGCTGTCGGTTCACCTCAAAGCGACCATGATGAAGGTCTCCGACCCGATCATGTTCGGTCAGATCGTGGCTGAGTACTATAAGGACGCGCTGGCCAAGCACGCCCAGGTACTGGAGCAGATCGGCTTCAACCTGAACAACGGCATCGGCGACCTGTACGCCCGCATCAAGGCCCTGCCGGCCGAGCAGCAGGCGCAGATCGAAGCCGACATCCAGGCGGTCTATGCCGTTCGTCCGGCACTGGCGATGGTCAACTCCGACAAAGGCATCACCAACCTGCACGTGCCGAGCGACGTCATCGTCGACGCCTCGATGCCAGCCATGATCCGTGACTCCGGCAAGATGTGGGGCACCGACGGCCAGCTGCACGACACCAAGGCCGTGATCCCGGATCGCTGCTACGCGACCATCTACCAGGCCGTGATCGAAGACTGCAAGCAACACGGTGCCTTCGACCCGACCACCATGGGCAGCGTGCCGAACGTTGGCCTGATGGCCAAGAAAGCCGAAGAGTACGGCTCCCACGACAAGACCTTCCAGATCAAGGCTGACGGTGTGGTCCGCGTCTCGGACAGCGACGGTCGTACCCTGCTGGAACAGAACGTCGAGGCTGGCGATATCTTCCGCATGTGCCAGACCAAGGACGCGCCGATCCAGGATTGGGTCAAGCTCGCCGTCAACCGTGCCCGCGCCAGCAGCACCCCGGCGATCTTCTGGCTCGACCCGATGCGCGCCCACGATGGCGTGATGATCGAGAAGGTCCAGGCTTACCTGAAGGATCACGACACCAGCGGCCTGGACATTCGCATCATGTCGCCTGTCGACGCGATGAAGTTCACCCTGGCGCGCACCCGCGAAGGCAAGGACACCATCTCGGTGACCGGCAACGTACTGCGTGACTACCTGACCGACCTGTTCCCGATCATGGAACTGGGCACCAGCGCCAAGATGCTCTCGATCGTGCCGCTGATGAACGGTGGCGGCCTGTTCGAAACCGGCGCCGGCGGTTCGGCGCCCAAGCACGTTCAGCAACTGCTGGAAGAGAACTTCCTGCGTTGGGATTCCCTGGGCGAGTTCCTGGCTCTGGCCGCATCCCTGGAACACCTGGGCGTGACCTACAACAACCCGAAAGCACTGGTGCTGGCCAAGACTCTCGACCAGGCGACTGGCGAATTCCTGGACCGCAACAAGTCGCCTTCGCGCAAGGTCGGCGGCATCGACAACCGCGGCAGCCACTTCTACCTGACCCTGTTCTGGGCCCAGGCACTGGCCGCCCAGGATGACGACGCAGCCCTCAAGGCGCAGTTCACCACCCTGGCCAAGACCCTGACCGACAACGAAGAAAAAATCGTTGCCGAGCTCAACGCCGTCCAAGGCAAGCCAGTGGACATCGGCGGCTACTACTTCGCCAACCCTGAGCTGACCAGCAAGGCCATGCGCCCGAGCAACACCTTCAACGCGGCGATTGCTGCGCTGGTATAA
- the mnmA gene encoding tRNA 2-thiouridine(34) synthase MnmA: MRDPASSNTPKQRVIVGMSGGVDSSVSALLLIEQGYEVEGLFMKNWEEDDGTEYCTAMDDLADAQAVCDRIGIKLHTANFAAEYWDNVFEHFLAEYKAGRTPNPDILCNREIKFKAFLDYAMMLGADLIATGHYVRRRDIDGRTELLKGLDPNKDQSYFLHAVGGEQIAKTLFPVGELEKPEVRAIAEKHDLATAKKKDSTGICFIGERRFSDFLKQYLPAQPGEIKTTEGEVIGRHHGLMYHTIGQRQGLGIGGLKDAGEEPWYVLVKDLEHNELIVGQGNDHPWLFSRALLASDIYWVNPVDLSEPRRLTAKVRYRQSDQPCTLEKTASGYRATFDDPQRAVTPGQSVVFYDGEICLGGGVIEVAEPWSSQA; this comes from the coding sequence ATGCGTGATCCAGCCTCTTCGAACACCCCCAAGCAACGCGTCATAGTCGGCATGTCCGGCGGCGTGGACTCTTCCGTTTCCGCCCTTCTGCTGATCGAGCAGGGTTACGAGGTGGAAGGCCTGTTCATGAAGAACTGGGAAGAAGACGACGGAACCGAATACTGCACCGCCATGGACGACCTGGCGGACGCCCAGGCCGTCTGCGACCGGATCGGCATCAAGCTGCATACCGCCAACTTCGCCGCGGAATACTGGGACAACGTGTTCGAGCACTTCCTCGCCGAATACAAGGCCGGTCGCACGCCGAACCCGGACATCCTCTGCAACCGCGAAATCAAGTTCAAGGCGTTCCTCGACTACGCCATGATGCTCGGGGCCGACCTGATCGCCACCGGCCACTACGTGCGCCGCCGCGACATCGACGGTCGTACCGAGCTGCTCAAGGGCCTGGACCCGAACAAGGACCAGAGTTATTTCCTGCACGCCGTCGGCGGTGAACAGATCGCCAAGACCCTGTTCCCGGTGGGCGAGCTGGAAAAACCCGAAGTGCGCGCAATTGCCGAGAAACATGACCTGGCCACCGCCAAGAAGAAGGATTCCACCGGGATCTGCTTCATTGGCGAACGACGCTTCAGCGATTTCCTCAAGCAATACCTGCCGGCCCAGCCGGGCGAGATCAAGACTACCGAAGGCGAAGTCATCGGCCGCCACCATGGCCTGATGTACCACACCATCGGCCAGCGCCAGGGCCTGGGCATCGGCGGCTTGAAAGACGCCGGTGAAGAGCCGTGGTACGTGCTGGTCAAGGACCTGGAGCACAACGAGCTGATCGTTGGCCAGGGCAACGACCATCCATGGCTGTTTTCCCGCGCCCTGCTCGCCTCCGATATCTATTGGGTCAACCCGGTCGACCTCAGCGAACCGCGCCGCCTGACGGCCAAGGTTCGCTACCGCCAGAGCGACCAGCCCTGCACTCTGGAAAAAACCGCCAGCGGCTATCGCGCCACGTTCGATGATCCGCAGCGCGCGGTCACGCCCGGCCAGTCCGTGGTGTTCTACGACGGTGAAATCTGCCTCGGCGGCGGCGTGATAGAAGTCGCCGAGCCATGGAGCAGCCAGGCATGA
- the hflD gene encoding high frequency lysogenization protein HflD, which translates to MTPIQEQLTALGGVFLAAVLVDRIAKTGQATEAGLGCMLGSLLVRDPKDTLEVYGGDDLNLREGYRALIGALERDPSALQREPLRYALSMLGLERQLAKRDDLLETIGKRLPQIQSQVEHFGPSHENVIAACGALYQDTLSTLRQRIQVHGDMRNLQQPSNASKIRALLLAGIRSARLWRQLGGHRWQLVISRRKLLKELYPLMRNE; encoded by the coding sequence ATGACGCCGATCCAGGAACAACTGACGGCACTCGGCGGGGTGTTTCTCGCCGCGGTGCTGGTGGACCGGATCGCCAAGACCGGCCAGGCCACCGAAGCCGGCCTGGGCTGTATGCTCGGCAGCCTGCTGGTACGCGACCCCAAGGACACCCTGGAAGTCTATGGTGGCGATGACCTGAACCTGCGCGAAGGCTACCGTGCGCTGATCGGCGCCCTGGAGCGCGACCCCAGCGCCCTGCAACGCGAGCCGCTGCGCTACGCCCTGTCGATGCTGGGCCTGGAGCGCCAGTTGGCCAAGCGCGACGATCTGCTGGAGACCATCGGCAAACGCCTGCCCCAGATCCAGTCCCAGGTCGAACACTTCGGCCCGTCCCACGAGAACGTGATCGCCGCTTGCGGTGCGCTGTACCAAGACACCTTGAGCACTCTGCGCCAGCGCATCCAGGTGCATGGCGACATGCGCAACCTGCAGCAGCCTAGTAACGCTTCGAAGATCCGCGCCCTGTTGCTGGCCGGGATTCGCTCGGCGCGGCTGTGGCGGCAACTGGGTGGGCATCGCTGGCAGCTGGTGATCAGCCGGCGCAAATTGCTCAAAGAGCTTTACCCGTTGATGCGCAACGAATAA